From Vidua chalybeata isolate OUT-0048 chromosome 25, bVidCha1 merged haplotype, whole genome shotgun sequence, one genomic window encodes:
- the KDM1A gene encoding lysine-specific histone demethylase 1A isoform X1, whose product MRIKCAVNSTTDLSILKQVEYREMDESLANLSEDEYYSEEERNAKAEKEKKLPPPPPPAPAEEENESEPEEPSGQAGGLQDDSSGGYGDGQASGVEGAAFQSRLPHDRMTSQEAACFPDIISGPQQTQKVFLYIRNRTLQLWLDNPKIQLTFEATIQQLEAPYNSDTVLVHRVHSYLERHGLINFGIYKRVKPLPTKKTGKVIIIGSGVSGLAAARQLQSFGMDVTVLEARDRVGGRVATFRKGNYVADLGAMVVTGLGGNPMAVVSKQVNMELAKIKQKCPLYEANGQAVPKEKDEMVEQEFNRLLEATSYLSHQLDFNVLNNKPVSLGQALEVVIQLQEKHVKDEQIEHWKKIVKTQEELKDLLNKMVNLKEKIKELHQQYKEASEVKPPRDITAEFLVKSKHRDLTALCKEYDELAETQGKLEEKLQELEANPPSDVYLSSRDRQILDWHFANLEFANATPLSTLSLKHWDQDDDFEFTGSHLTVRNGYSCVPVALAEGLDIKLNTAVRQVRYTASGCEVIAVNTRSTSQTFIYKCDAVLCTLPLGVLKQQPPAVQFVPPLPEWKTSAVQRMGFGNLNKVVLCFDRVFWDPSVNLFGHVGSTTASRGELFLFWNLYKAPILLALVAGEAAGIMENISDDVIVGRCLAILKGIFGSSAVPQPKETVVSRWRADPWARGSYSYVAAGSSGNDYDLMAQPITPGPAIPGAPQPIPRLFFAGEHTIRNYPATVHGALLSGLREAGRIADQFLGAMYTLPRQPTPGVPPQQAASM is encoded by the exons aTGCGAATTAAGTGCGCTGTTAACAGCACCACAGATCTGAGTATCCTGAAACAG GTCGAGTATAGAGAGATGGATGAGAGTCTTGCAAACCTGTCAGAAGATGAGTATTACtctgaagaagagagaaatgctaaagctgagaaagagaaaaaactacccccaccacctccaccagctcctgcagaagaAGAGAATGAAAGTGAGCCAGAGGAGCCGTCTG GGCAAGCAGGAGGACTTCAAGACGACAGTTCTGGAGGGTATGGAGACGGCCAAGCATCAG GTGTGGAGGGTGCAGCTTTCCAGAGTAGACTTCCACATGACCGTATGACATCTCAAGAAGCTGCCTGCTTCCCTGACATAATCAGTGGGCCACAGCAGACTCAGAAGGTGTTTCTGTACATCAGGAACCGCACC ctgcagctctggttGGATAACCCAAAGATTCAGCTGACATTTGAAGCAACTATCCAACAATTAGAAGCACCTTATAATA GTGACACAGTGCTCGTTCACAGGGTTCACAGCTACCTGGAGCGTCACGGGCTGATCAACTTTGGGATCTACAAAAGAGTGAAACCCCTTCCAA cCAAGAAGACAGGGAAGGTGATCATTATTGGTTCTGGAGTCTCTGGGTTGGCAGCAGCTCGCCAGTTGCAGAGTTTTGGAATGGATGTCACAGTTCTGGAAGCCAGA GACCGAGTAGGAGGAAGAGTTGCTACCTTTCGCAAGGGGAATTACGTTGCTGATCTAGGAGCAATGGTGGTGACAGGACTTG GAGGAAATCCCATGGCTGTGGTCAGCAAACAAGTAAATATGGAATTGGCAAAGATCAAACAAAAATGTCCACTTTACGAAGCGAATGGACAAGCT GTTCCCAAAGAGAAAGATGAAATGGTGGAGCAAGAATTTAATCGTCTGCTGGAAGCCACATCCTATCTCAGTCATCAGCTGGATTTTAATGTTCTCAATAATAAGCCTGTCTCCCTAGGTCAGGCTTTGGAGGTTGTCATACA ATTGCAGGAGAAGCATGTGAAGGATGAGCAGATtgagcactggaaaaaaattgtaaaaacaCAGGAGGAATTGAAAGATCTTCTTAACAAG ATGGTGAATTTAAAAGAGAAGATTAAAGAACTTCATCAGCAGTATAAGGAGGCATCAGAAGTGAAGCCACCTCGGGATATCACAGCAGAGTTCCTTGTGAAAAGCAAGCACAGAGATCTGACTGCACTTTGCAAG GAGTATGATGAATTGGCAGAAACACAAGGAAAGCTGGAAGAGAAATTACAAGAACTTGAAGCCAATCCACCAAG CGATGTTTATTTGTCATCAAGGGACAGGCAAATACTTGACTGGCATTTTGCAAACCTAGAATTTGCTAATGCTACACCCCTTTCTACACTTTCACTGAAGCACTGGGACCAG GATGACGACTTTGAATTCACAGGCAGTCACTTGACTGTGAGGAATGGCTATTCCTGTGTGCCAGTAGCCTTAGCAGAAGGGTTGGATATTAAATTAAACACGGCAGTTCGACAGGTTCGCTACACTGCATCAG GCTGTGAAGTGATAGCTGTGAATACCCGATCTACTAGCCAGACCTTCATTTATAAGTGTGATGCTGTGCTGTGCACTCTGCCCCTGGGAGTGCTGAaacagcagcccccagcagtTCAGTTTGTGCCACCTCTTCCTGAGTGGAAAACTTCTGCAGTGCAGAGGATGGGCTTTGGCAACCTGAACAAG GTTGTGTTGTGTTTTGATCGTGTCTTCTGGGATCCAAGTGTCAATTTGTTTGGCCATGTTGGGAGCACTACTGCAAGCAGAGGagaactttttctcttttggaacCTGTACAAAG CACCGATTCTGTTGGCCTTGGtagcaggagaagcagctgggaTCATGGAGAATATCAGTGATGATGTCATTGTTGGTCGGTGCCTCGCCATCCTCAAAGGCATCTTTGGCAGCAGCGCTGTGCCCCAG CCTAAAGAGACTGTGGTGTCCCGCTGGCGTGCTGACCCCTGGGCCCGGGGATCATACTCCTATGTAGCTGCTGGATCCTCTGGAAATGACTATGATTTGATGGCTCAGCCAATTACTCCAGGACCAGCCATTCCAGGTGCTCCACAg
- the KDM1A gene encoding lysine-specific histone demethylase 1A isoform X2, with translation MRIKCAVNSTTDLSILKQVEYREMDESLANLSEDEYYSEEERNAKAEKEKKLPPPPPPAPAEEENESEPEEPSGVEGAAFQSRLPHDRMTSQEAACFPDIISGPQQTQKVFLYIRNRTLQLWLDNPKIQLTFEATIQQLEAPYNSDTVLVHRVHSYLERHGLINFGIYKRVKPLPTKKTGKVIIIGSGVSGLAAARQLQSFGMDVTVLEARDRVGGRVATFRKGNYVADLGAMVVTGLGGNPMAVVSKQVNMELAKIKQKCPLYEANGQAVPKEKDEMVEQEFNRLLEATSYLSHQLDFNVLNNKPVSLGQALEVVIQLQEKHVKDEQIEHWKKIVKTQEELKDLLNKMVNLKEKIKELHQQYKEASEVKPPRDITAEFLVKSKHRDLTALCKEYDELAETQGKLEEKLQELEANPPSDVYLSSRDRQILDWHFANLEFANATPLSTLSLKHWDQDDDFEFTGSHLTVRNGYSCVPVALAEGLDIKLNTAVRQVRYTASGCEVIAVNTRSTSQTFIYKCDAVLCTLPLGVLKQQPPAVQFVPPLPEWKTSAVQRMGFGNLNKVVLCFDRVFWDPSVNLFGHVGSTTASRGELFLFWNLYKAPILLALVAGEAAGIMENISDDVIVGRCLAILKGIFGSSAVPQPKETVVSRWRADPWARGSYSYVAAGSSGNDYDLMAQPITPGPAIPGAPQPIPRLFFAGEHTIRNYPATVHGALLSGLREAGRIADQFLGAMYTLPRQPTPGVPPQQAASM, from the exons aTGCGAATTAAGTGCGCTGTTAACAGCACCACAGATCTGAGTATCCTGAAACAG GTCGAGTATAGAGAGATGGATGAGAGTCTTGCAAACCTGTCAGAAGATGAGTATTACtctgaagaagagagaaatgctaaagctgagaaagagaaaaaactacccccaccacctccaccagctcctgcagaagaAGAGAATGAAAGTGAGCCAGAGGAGCCGTCTG GTGTGGAGGGTGCAGCTTTCCAGAGTAGACTTCCACATGACCGTATGACATCTCAAGAAGCTGCCTGCTTCCCTGACATAATCAGTGGGCCACAGCAGACTCAGAAGGTGTTTCTGTACATCAGGAACCGCACC ctgcagctctggttGGATAACCCAAAGATTCAGCTGACATTTGAAGCAACTATCCAACAATTAGAAGCACCTTATAATA GTGACACAGTGCTCGTTCACAGGGTTCACAGCTACCTGGAGCGTCACGGGCTGATCAACTTTGGGATCTACAAAAGAGTGAAACCCCTTCCAA cCAAGAAGACAGGGAAGGTGATCATTATTGGTTCTGGAGTCTCTGGGTTGGCAGCAGCTCGCCAGTTGCAGAGTTTTGGAATGGATGTCACAGTTCTGGAAGCCAGA GACCGAGTAGGAGGAAGAGTTGCTACCTTTCGCAAGGGGAATTACGTTGCTGATCTAGGAGCAATGGTGGTGACAGGACTTG GAGGAAATCCCATGGCTGTGGTCAGCAAACAAGTAAATATGGAATTGGCAAAGATCAAACAAAAATGTCCACTTTACGAAGCGAATGGACAAGCT GTTCCCAAAGAGAAAGATGAAATGGTGGAGCAAGAATTTAATCGTCTGCTGGAAGCCACATCCTATCTCAGTCATCAGCTGGATTTTAATGTTCTCAATAATAAGCCTGTCTCCCTAGGTCAGGCTTTGGAGGTTGTCATACA ATTGCAGGAGAAGCATGTGAAGGATGAGCAGATtgagcactggaaaaaaattgtaaaaacaCAGGAGGAATTGAAAGATCTTCTTAACAAG ATGGTGAATTTAAAAGAGAAGATTAAAGAACTTCATCAGCAGTATAAGGAGGCATCAGAAGTGAAGCCACCTCGGGATATCACAGCAGAGTTCCTTGTGAAAAGCAAGCACAGAGATCTGACTGCACTTTGCAAG GAGTATGATGAATTGGCAGAAACACAAGGAAAGCTGGAAGAGAAATTACAAGAACTTGAAGCCAATCCACCAAG CGATGTTTATTTGTCATCAAGGGACAGGCAAATACTTGACTGGCATTTTGCAAACCTAGAATTTGCTAATGCTACACCCCTTTCTACACTTTCACTGAAGCACTGGGACCAG GATGACGACTTTGAATTCACAGGCAGTCACTTGACTGTGAGGAATGGCTATTCCTGTGTGCCAGTAGCCTTAGCAGAAGGGTTGGATATTAAATTAAACACGGCAGTTCGACAGGTTCGCTACACTGCATCAG GCTGTGAAGTGATAGCTGTGAATACCCGATCTACTAGCCAGACCTTCATTTATAAGTGTGATGCTGTGCTGTGCACTCTGCCCCTGGGAGTGCTGAaacagcagcccccagcagtTCAGTTTGTGCCACCTCTTCCTGAGTGGAAAACTTCTGCAGTGCAGAGGATGGGCTTTGGCAACCTGAACAAG GTTGTGTTGTGTTTTGATCGTGTCTTCTGGGATCCAAGTGTCAATTTGTTTGGCCATGTTGGGAGCACTACTGCAAGCAGAGGagaactttttctcttttggaacCTGTACAAAG CACCGATTCTGTTGGCCTTGGtagcaggagaagcagctgggaTCATGGAGAATATCAGTGATGATGTCATTGTTGGTCGGTGCCTCGCCATCCTCAAAGGCATCTTTGGCAGCAGCGCTGTGCCCCAG CCTAAAGAGACTGTGGTGTCCCGCTGGCGTGCTGACCCCTGGGCCCGGGGATCATACTCCTATGTAGCTGCTGGATCCTCTGGAAATGACTATGATTTGATGGCTCAGCCAATTACTCCAGGACCAGCCATTCCAGGTGCTCCACAg
- the KDM1A gene encoding lysine-specific histone demethylase 1A isoform X3, which translates to MLAGGKKGAEAAAGGEAGPEAPVPPPAAAGALGSTSDSGGASERTPRKKEPPRASPPGGVSEPSAVGATPAPGAETTGIAETPEGRRTSRRKRAKVEYREMDESLANLSEDEYYSEEERNAKAEKEKKLPPPPPPAPAEEENESEPEEPSGQAGGLQDDSSGGYGDGQASGVEGAAFQSRLPHDRMTSQEAACFPDIISGPQQTQKVFLYIRNRTLQLWLDNPKIQLTFEATIQQLEAPYNSDTVLVHRVHSYLERHGLINFGIYKRVKPLPTKKTGKVIIIGSGVSGLAAARQLQSFGMDVTVLEARDRVGGRVATFRKGNYVADLGAMVVTGLGGNPMAVVSKQVNMELAKIKQKCPLYEANGQAVPKEKDEMVEQEFNRLLEATSYLSHQLDFNVLNNKPVSLGQALEVVIQLQEKHVKDEQIEHWKKIVKTQEELKDLLNKMVNLKEKIKELHQQYKEASEVKPPRDITAEFLVKSKHRDLTALCKEYDELAETQGKLEEKLQELEANPPSDVYLSSRDRQILDWHFANLEFANATPLSTLSLKHWDQDDDFEFTGSHLTVRNGYSCVPVALAEGLDIKLNTAVRQVRYTASGCEVIAVNTRSTSQTFIYKCDAVLCTLPLGVLKQQPPAVQFVPPLPEWKTSAVQRMGFGNLNKVVLCFDRVFWDPSVNLFGHVGSTTASRGELFLFWNLYKAPILLALVAGEAAGIMENISDDVIVGRCLAILKGIFGSSAVPQPKETVVSRWRADPWARGSYSYVAAGSSGNDYDLMAQPITPGPAIPGAPQPIPRLFFAGEHTIRNYPATVHGALLSGLREAGRIADQFLGAMYTLPRQPTPGVPPQQAASM; encoded by the exons ATGCTGGCGGGCGGCAAGAAGGgcgcggaggcggcggcgggcggcgagGCCGGGCCGGAGGCGCCGGtgcccccgcccgccgccgccggggccctGGGCTCCACTTCGGATAGCGGCGGGGCTTCGGAGCGCACGCCCCGCAAGAAGGAGCCGCCGCGGGCCTCGCCGCCGGGCGGTGTGTCCGAGCCGTCGGCCGTCGGGGCCACCCCTGCGCCCGGCGCCGAAACCACCGGCATCGCCGAGACCCCCGAGGGCCGCAGGACCAGCCGCCGCAAGCGAGCCAAA GTCGAGTATAGAGAGATGGATGAGAGTCTTGCAAACCTGTCAGAAGATGAGTATTACtctgaagaagagagaaatgctaaagctgagaaagagaaaaaactacccccaccacctccaccagctcctgcagaagaAGAGAATGAAAGTGAGCCAGAGGAGCCGTCTG GGCAAGCAGGAGGACTTCAAGACGACAGTTCTGGAGGGTATGGAGACGGCCAAGCATCAG GTGTGGAGGGTGCAGCTTTCCAGAGTAGACTTCCACATGACCGTATGACATCTCAAGAAGCTGCCTGCTTCCCTGACATAATCAGTGGGCCACAGCAGACTCAGAAGGTGTTTCTGTACATCAGGAACCGCACC ctgcagctctggttGGATAACCCAAAGATTCAGCTGACATTTGAAGCAACTATCCAACAATTAGAAGCACCTTATAATA GTGACACAGTGCTCGTTCACAGGGTTCACAGCTACCTGGAGCGTCACGGGCTGATCAACTTTGGGATCTACAAAAGAGTGAAACCCCTTCCAA cCAAGAAGACAGGGAAGGTGATCATTATTGGTTCTGGAGTCTCTGGGTTGGCAGCAGCTCGCCAGTTGCAGAGTTTTGGAATGGATGTCACAGTTCTGGAAGCCAGA GACCGAGTAGGAGGAAGAGTTGCTACCTTTCGCAAGGGGAATTACGTTGCTGATCTAGGAGCAATGGTGGTGACAGGACTTG GAGGAAATCCCATGGCTGTGGTCAGCAAACAAGTAAATATGGAATTGGCAAAGATCAAACAAAAATGTCCACTTTACGAAGCGAATGGACAAGCT GTTCCCAAAGAGAAAGATGAAATGGTGGAGCAAGAATTTAATCGTCTGCTGGAAGCCACATCCTATCTCAGTCATCAGCTGGATTTTAATGTTCTCAATAATAAGCCTGTCTCCCTAGGTCAGGCTTTGGAGGTTGTCATACA ATTGCAGGAGAAGCATGTGAAGGATGAGCAGATtgagcactggaaaaaaattgtaaaaacaCAGGAGGAATTGAAAGATCTTCTTAACAAG ATGGTGAATTTAAAAGAGAAGATTAAAGAACTTCATCAGCAGTATAAGGAGGCATCAGAAGTGAAGCCACCTCGGGATATCACAGCAGAGTTCCTTGTGAAAAGCAAGCACAGAGATCTGACTGCACTTTGCAAG GAGTATGATGAATTGGCAGAAACACAAGGAAAGCTGGAAGAGAAATTACAAGAACTTGAAGCCAATCCACCAAG CGATGTTTATTTGTCATCAAGGGACAGGCAAATACTTGACTGGCATTTTGCAAACCTAGAATTTGCTAATGCTACACCCCTTTCTACACTTTCACTGAAGCACTGGGACCAG GATGACGACTTTGAATTCACAGGCAGTCACTTGACTGTGAGGAATGGCTATTCCTGTGTGCCAGTAGCCTTAGCAGAAGGGTTGGATATTAAATTAAACACGGCAGTTCGACAGGTTCGCTACACTGCATCAG GCTGTGAAGTGATAGCTGTGAATACCCGATCTACTAGCCAGACCTTCATTTATAAGTGTGATGCTGTGCTGTGCACTCTGCCCCTGGGAGTGCTGAaacagcagcccccagcagtTCAGTTTGTGCCACCTCTTCCTGAGTGGAAAACTTCTGCAGTGCAGAGGATGGGCTTTGGCAACCTGAACAAG GTTGTGTTGTGTTTTGATCGTGTCTTCTGGGATCCAAGTGTCAATTTGTTTGGCCATGTTGGGAGCACTACTGCAAGCAGAGGagaactttttctcttttggaacCTGTACAAAG CACCGATTCTGTTGGCCTTGGtagcaggagaagcagctgggaTCATGGAGAATATCAGTGATGATGTCATTGTTGGTCGGTGCCTCGCCATCCTCAAAGGCATCTTTGGCAGCAGCGCTGTGCCCCAG CCTAAAGAGACTGTGGTGTCCCGCTGGCGTGCTGACCCCTGGGCCCGGGGATCATACTCCTATGTAGCTGCTGGATCCTCTGGAAATGACTATGATTTGATGGCTCAGCCAATTACTCCAGGACCAGCCATTCCAGGTGCTCCACAg
- the ZMPSTE24 gene encoding CAAX prenyl protease 1 homolog isoform X2 encodes MVCTGGSGVWFQMSLAVNCGVRRVYRTTTHVPQELGQIMDSETFEKSRLYQLDKSTFSFWSGLYSEVEGTMILLCGGIPFLWKLSGQISGRAGFGPEYEIVQSLVFLLLATLFSALTGLPWSLYNTFVIEEKHGFNQQTLGFFFKDAIKKFVVTQCILLPVTSLLLYIIKIGGDYFFIYAWLFTLVVSLVLVTIYADYIAPLFDKFIPLPEGELKQQIETMAKSIDFPLTKVYVVEGSKRSSHSNAYFYGFFKNKRIVLFDTLLEDYSALNKEPAEGEDGENEETKSKTKNKKQGCKNEEVLAVLGHELGHWKLGHTVKNIIISQMNSFLCFFLFAVLIGQKELFAAFGFYDTQPTLIGLMIIFQFIFSPYNEVLSFCLTVLSRRFEFQADAFAKELGKAKDLYSALIKLNKDNLGFPVSDWIFSMWHYSHPPLLERLQALKDAKQE; translated from the exons ATGGTTTGCACAGGAGGATCTGGTGTTTGGTTTCAAATGAGCTTAGCTGTTAACTGTGGTGTG AGGCGGGTGTATAGAACAACAACACATGTACCACAGGAACTGGGACAGATCATGGACtcagaaacatttgaaaaatctCGCCTCTATCAGTTGGACAAAAGTACTTTCAGCTTTTGGTCAGGCCTCTATTCAGAGGTTGAGGGCACT atgaTTCTCCTCTGTGGAGGAATTCCTTTTCTATGGAAACTGTCTGGTCAGATCTCTGGTCGTGCTGGGTTTGGACCAGAATATGAG attGTTCAGTCTTTGGTATTTCTGCTGCTTGCAACACTCTTCAGTGCATTGACTGGTCTCCCATGGAGTTTATATAATACATTTGTCATAGAAGAGAAACATGGCTTCAATCAACAG AcgctgggatttttttttaaggatgctATCAAGAAGTTTGTTGTGACTCAGTGTATTCTGTTGCCAGTGACATCCCTTCTGctttacattattaaaatagGGGGAGACTACTTTTTTATCTATGCCTGGCTCTTCACGTTGGTTGTTTCCTTG GTGCTTGTTACAATCTATGCAGACTATATTGCACCTTTGTTTGATAAATTCATTCCGCTTCCGGAGGGAGAGCTCAAGCAGCAAATTGAAACAATGGCAAAGAGCATTGACTTCCCATTGACTAAGGTGTATGTTGTTGAAG GTTCTAAGCGTTCTTCCCACAGCAATGCTTATTTCTATGGATTCTTCAAGAATAAGCGGATAGTACTCTTTGACACACTCCTGGAAGATTATTCTGCTTTGAACAAAGAGCCAGCAGAAGGAGAAGATGGTGAGAATGAAGAAACAAAGTCCAAAACCAAA AATAAGAAACAAGGATGTAAAAATGAAGAAGTTCTGGCTGTACTCGGTCATGAATTGGGTCACTGGAAACTAGGTCATACTGTCAAAAATATAATCATCAGCCAG atgaattccttcctttgcttcttcttGTTTGCTGTGCTAATTGGTCAGAAAGAACTCTTTGCTGCATTTGGTTTCTATGACACCCAGCCTACCCTGATAGGCTTGATGATTATTTTCCAGTTCATTTTTTCACCTTACAATGAG GTTCTCTCATTTTGTTTGACAGTATTAAGCCGACGATTTGAGTTTCAAGCTGATGCATTTGCCAAGGAACTTGGGAAGGCTAAAGACCTATATTCTGCTTTGATCAAGCTAAACAAAGATAATTTAGGATTCCCTGTTTCTGACTGGATCTTTTCAATGTGGCATTACTCCCACCCACCCCTTTTAGAAAGACTTCAGGCCTTGAAAGATGCAAAGCAAGAGTGA
- the ZMPSTE24 gene encoding CAAX prenyl protease 1 homolog isoform X1: MALSGDLWTELPAEHRIFCSVLLFSWAVYLWEAFLAHRQRRVYRTTTHVPQELGQIMDSETFEKSRLYQLDKSTFSFWSGLYSEVEGTMILLCGGIPFLWKLSGQISGRAGFGPEYEIVQSLVFLLLATLFSALTGLPWSLYNTFVIEEKHGFNQQTLGFFFKDAIKKFVVTQCILLPVTSLLLYIIKIGGDYFFIYAWLFTLVVSLVLVTIYADYIAPLFDKFIPLPEGELKQQIETMAKSIDFPLTKVYVVEGSKRSSHSNAYFYGFFKNKRIVLFDTLLEDYSALNKEPAEGEDGENEETKSKTKNKKQGCKNEEVLAVLGHELGHWKLGHTVKNIIISQMNSFLCFFLFAVLIGQKELFAAFGFYDTQPTLIGLMIIFQFIFSPYNEVLSFCLTVLSRRFEFQADAFAKELGKAKDLYSALIKLNKDNLGFPVSDWIFSMWHYSHPPLLERLQALKDAKQE; encoded by the exons ATGGCGCTGTCCGGCGACCTGTGGACAGAGCTGCCGGCTGAGCACCGCATCTTCTGCTCCGTCCTGCTCTTCTCGTGGGCCGTCTACCTCTGGGAGGCTTTCCTGGCGCACCGGCAG AGGCGGGTGTATAGAACAACAACACATGTACCACAGGAACTGGGACAGATCATGGACtcagaaacatttgaaaaatctCGCCTCTATCAGTTGGACAAAAGTACTTTCAGCTTTTGGTCAGGCCTCTATTCAGAGGTTGAGGGCACT atgaTTCTCCTCTGTGGAGGAATTCCTTTTCTATGGAAACTGTCTGGTCAGATCTCTGGTCGTGCTGGGTTTGGACCAGAATATGAG attGTTCAGTCTTTGGTATTTCTGCTGCTTGCAACACTCTTCAGTGCATTGACTGGTCTCCCATGGAGTTTATATAATACATTTGTCATAGAAGAGAAACATGGCTTCAATCAACAG AcgctgggatttttttttaaggatgctATCAAGAAGTTTGTTGTGACTCAGTGTATTCTGTTGCCAGTGACATCCCTTCTGctttacattattaaaatagGGGGAGACTACTTTTTTATCTATGCCTGGCTCTTCACGTTGGTTGTTTCCTTG GTGCTTGTTACAATCTATGCAGACTATATTGCACCTTTGTTTGATAAATTCATTCCGCTTCCGGAGGGAGAGCTCAAGCAGCAAATTGAAACAATGGCAAAGAGCATTGACTTCCCATTGACTAAGGTGTATGTTGTTGAAG GTTCTAAGCGTTCTTCCCACAGCAATGCTTATTTCTATGGATTCTTCAAGAATAAGCGGATAGTACTCTTTGACACACTCCTGGAAGATTATTCTGCTTTGAACAAAGAGCCAGCAGAAGGAGAAGATGGTGAGAATGAAGAAACAAAGTCCAAAACCAAA AATAAGAAACAAGGATGTAAAAATGAAGAAGTTCTGGCTGTACTCGGTCATGAATTGGGTCACTGGAAACTAGGTCATACTGTCAAAAATATAATCATCAGCCAG atgaattccttcctttgcttcttcttGTTTGCTGTGCTAATTGGTCAGAAAGAACTCTTTGCTGCATTTGGTTTCTATGACACCCAGCCTACCCTGATAGGCTTGATGATTATTTTCCAGTTCATTTTTTCACCTTACAATGAG GTTCTCTCATTTTGTTTGACAGTATTAAGCCGACGATTTGAGTTTCAAGCTGATGCATTTGCCAAGGAACTTGGGAAGGCTAAAGACCTATATTCTGCTTTGATCAAGCTAAACAAAGATAATTTAGGATTCCCTGTTTCTGACTGGATCTTTTCAATGTGGCATTACTCCCACCCACCCCTTTTAGAAAGACTTCAGGCCTTGAAAGATGCAAAGCAAGAGTGA